The following coding sequences are from one Triticum dicoccoides isolate Atlit2015 ecotype Zavitan chromosome 4A, WEW_v2.0, whole genome shotgun sequence window:
- the LOC119283422 gene encoding NADH-ubiquinone oxidoreductase chain 1-like gives MAFVQRRKGPDVVGSFGLLQPLADGLKLILKEPISPSSANFSLFRMAPVATFMLSLVAWAVVPFDYGMVLSDPNIGLLYLFAISSLGVYGIIIAGWSSKTGGGRSVAHDIRTNWSKMGLCRRC, from the coding sequence ATGGCTTTTGTGCAACGTCGAAAGGGTCCTGATGTAGTGGGATCGTTCGGATTGTTACAACCTCTAGCAGATGGTTTGAAATTGATTCTAAAAGAACCTATTTCACCAAGTAGTGCTAATTTCTCCCTTTTTAGAATGGCTCCAGTGGCTACATTTATGTTAAGTCTGGTCGCTTGGGCCGTTGTACCTTTTGATTATGGTATGGTATTGTCAGATCCAAACATAGGGCTACTTTATTTGTTTGCCATATCTTCGCTAGGTGTTTATGGAATAATTATAGCAGGTTGGTCTAGTAAGACGGGGGGCGGCCGTTCGGTCGCCCATGATATACGGACCAATTGGTCCAAAATGGGTTTGTGCCGCAGGTGTTGA